In Nocardia sp. NBC_00403, the DNA window CGAGCGGTGAACCGGTCGATCATCAATTTACCCCCAACGGATTCAAAGTCGTTGTGCAAGAGACACATCGGCTCGACGAAGACTCAAGAGATCTCATCTCGTCGATCGCCGAGCGCTGGGTTCCTCGTCGAAACTCCGAGTGGTCCTGGTTGCATGACCGGCTGACAGGTGAGAACGCGGCTGGCGGTTTGCTCTCACCGCCGGATGCACTTTGGGATGCATTCGTGACTCGGGTCGCCGGGCGAGCCTCATTGTCGGCTCCCCAGCTCCGCCAGTCAGTGCTGGTCTACAACTTGCCGTTGATCGGGGGATCACGGGCAGCGAAGGCTAGTAGTTCGCCCATGCCAACAAGAATCCCGCTCGAAGAGCTACGAACCAGTTGGGCGATACAACCGGACACCACAGTGTTCGTCTGCGAGAACTTGGTGGTGATCGACAGCGCTGTGCGCGCGCTCGGGGAGGAGTGCATGCCGCTCGTGCACCTCGGCGGCTACCCAAACTTGGCGGTGGAGTACCTGCTGTTGGCGCTGGGGCTTTGTGGAGCGAAGCTGCGAGTCCATACAGACCACGACTCGCACGGGGCTGGTATCACGCGGCTGCTGTTTCATAGGTTGATCGAATACGAGTTGTGGTGTCCCAATCCGTCAGCCGATCAACTTGCTGAGGTTGCGCCTTCGATTCGTCGAACTGTAGAAGAGGATTGTCTGCCGTACATGCTGCACGACCTGCGCCGCTAGGACAACGGGGATCCGGGGCAATGTGGTTGTGAATCGATTCCTGCGGTCTAGGCGTGCCGCACCGCACCTAACTACGTTGATCCCTAACCCAGGTCGCGGGCACCGCGCCCGACGTTGAAATGTTGACGCAAAGCGGGAGTCTCCTAATGGCTACGGGTCGACGACCCGATCTATGCGGACGGCAAAATCGCTGGTCGCGACAGGGGGTTTGGCATCAAATTTGGCATCACGACAGGGCGTGACTGATCGGGAATGGTAGGACCACGTGGACACTACGGACGAATGATCTGCCGCTGACCTGTACGGACAGGACGTGGCGATACCGCGCGCTACGTCCGGAACTGTTTCCCGTTGGCTCATAACCCAGCGATCTTCGAGGCGGCGGAGCTGGTACGTCGCGGTCGGTATGCCGGGGGTACGGCGGTCCAGCGGTGATAAGCGCGGCTGAAGGAGGCTGCGTCATGGTAGCCGAGTCGGCCTGCGATGTCGCCGAGGGTGATGCCGTCGACGCGCAGAATGACGCTGAGCGAATCCAACGTCAACTCGGCCTGCCGTCCAAGTCGGTACTGGCAGTGGTGGCTACGGAGAGCTCTGGCGGGCTTGCCCAGAGACGACAAGGTCACGCCGATCGTCCCAACTTCGCCGGAGCTCGGGAGGAATATGCAGGGAAGTCAGAGTCCCAAGTCGGTGTCCGGCTCCCATGCGATCGGAGCCTCGATGAACTCGAGTGAGCCGTTCTCGTCGGGATTTGTTTGATGTCGCAGTTGCTGTTCGGCCGCCAGCTGAACTTCGTTGAGCATCCTGCGGCGCTGCTGTTCGGTCCGTAGCTCATCGATTTGCCGCCGAAAGTCGGCGATTCGAGCACGGGTATCAGCATCGGCGGCAGTGTCCTGTTGGACGGGTCGCTGGGGTGTGCGTTCGGGGTCTGGTGTGGCGAGAAGCCGGTCCCACCCGTCGGCGGCGCTGGCGTAGAGGGCGGCATCGCGTTGGGCTTTGAGGGCGGTGCTGCGTGCCGATTCTCGGGTGTCGGTGCGGTTCTTTTGTTCAGTGAGGAGTGCGTCGATGCGGGCCTGGACTTCGCGGCGTGTTCCACGACGGTAGGCGGGTGTGGCTTTGAGATCGCTGCGGGCGGTGTCGAGTTCGGTTGCCGTGGCTTGAACTGCCTGGACGGCATCGCTGAGTTCCTGCTCAGCGGAGCGGGCGTTGCGGATCGCCTCCTGCGCCGCGTGGTGGCGGCGGACTTCGCCGTCGTAATCCGCGTCGCTGCCCTGCCGATCGAGGGCGGGGCCGTAGAGGACCGTTTCGTTATCGACGAGTTCGATGCGCAAGTGAACGTCATCGATCTGTTGCTGTAGTTGCTCGTCGCTGAGAACGATGAGCGGATTCTGCAATGGCGGGTCGTCTGGCGCCGTGGCTTGTGATTGGGGGGTTGTGTCCTCGTGCGGATGTGTGTCGATCCAGGCGCTGATGGCTAGGCGTTCTGAGAGGGTGCGGGCAGCGCGCCAATCACGCCGGAGCATGGCACGCACAGTTGCGGGTGGTTGGGTGGCGGCGATGTGGTCGCAGCGCGCACGAATGTGCTCGGCGGCGTGGTGGTCGGGTATGGCGGGTTCGTCGTTGTCGCGGCATTCACTGCACAGGCCGTCGTCGCTGCGGCGCGGCAGGCGTGGGGTGGTGTCGATGACTGCCCGGCCGATCCCGCAAGCTACGCACGGTAGTGCGCGAGTAACGCGAACCGCGAACCGGTCGTAGTCGGGTTCGATCGGTTTGTCGGCGTCGGGTTCTTCGATCACTTTGCCCCGCATGGTGAATTCCATGGAGGTATCGATGTCGGGTTGTTCGAGGTGAGTGGGTTCGCGGAGGAGCGCGTCGCAGCGCCAGGCCAGTGCGCTGGCGAGTTGTTCGGGTCGCAGGTTCATGGCGCCGTCGGGTTGGGCGCCGAGGATCAGTTCATTTGCGGTGGTGAGCAGTTCGCGTGGCGTCCAGCCGGTACCTGTAGCGCGGTCGATGGCGGCGACGAGACGTGGCCACGCCGGGTCGTTGATCACGCGGTCGCTGATGTCGTCACCGAATAGCGCGTGGAGTTCCGGGGCCCAATCGGGGCGGAGGTTGTGGTGGGCGGTGCTAGTGTCGGCGGCGGATGGTTCGAGTTCCAGTCGCGACCACAGGGCGGCGGCGGGCATGTCGTCGGGCAACGGTCGTATCCCGGCGGCGTGGATCAGCAGTGTTTCGATGTCGATTCCCGATCGGTTGGCGACCTCGATTTTGTCGGCCATGGTCGGCCACCACGGATCTGCAATAACTCGGACTTCGAGTCGTTCGATCACCGGTGCCCATTTGTTGGCGGGGAGATGGAGGTCGCCGAGCGCGCCAGTGACGCGGACGCCGAGAAGATCTTGGTGTTCGCGTTCGGCCACTGTGTAGCGAGGCGGACCGGTCGGGCGTAGGTCGCGGTCATCGACGTGTAAGGAGCTGCGCCACAACGCGAGATCAGAGAGCAGGCGCGGGTCCGAGCCGATCAGCGGGCGCGCCCAATGCGGCGACGACACGGGAGTCCAGGCCTGCACGTCGGTGCGGATCTGGTCGGCGAGGTCGGCGACGATGCGCGCACGCGCGGAAAGCTGGGTGGAATCGCGCTCAGCGCGCAGCCCACGAGGTATCCCGGACGCCCACGGCAACGGCCCGCTACCGGTGGAGTGTGCGCCGGAGGGATCCAACCGCCAATCCAGCACAGCGGCAACATCATCGGCGGTGTCGAGTTCCCGCGCACTCGCGGCGGCGTGCAAGGCCGCGATCGGGTCGCGACCCGACAGTGCGATCGTCGCCAAATGCTGACGGAGTACTGGGTAGGCGGGGCTGTCGGTAAGGTTCGGACGCAACGTTTCCGCGGCGGTGTCGAGCTGCTCGAGACCGTCAGCGCCGAGTGCGTTTTCGGCGGCGACCCCGATCGCATCGAGGTAGATATCGAGCGCGCGACCGATACGGTGATGCGGGTCGAGCGCATCTCTCAGCATGGTGTGCGCCGACTTCTGCGCACCGTCGCGACCGAGAATGCGCAACAGGATCTCCACGGCGGTGCGTGGATATACGGCGGGTTCGGACCAGAACGAGCCTTCGGAACCGTCCAAAGCGGTCGGCACGTACGCGTGATTGGCGTGTACTCCGCGGGTGAGTGCGACGTAAAGCTGTTGGCGCGACTCACCTCCGGTGAGCGCGACATGGCACGAGTCGGCGGTGATTCCTTGCGCGGAATCGATCGTTGTCGCGTAACCCAGACGCACGTGCGCGCTCACATAGTCGGCGGGAATTCGCACCGTGTGCCCGTTGTGGCCGTCGGCGTGGCGGTGGATGGCGGTGATACTGCGGTCGTCGTGGACGGCGGTGACGGTCCAGGCGTAGCCGTTGCGGACCCAGTCACGCTCGCCCAGGCGTAATCGTGGGTTGTTGCGGCGAGTGCGAATCAGGTCACCGACCGAGGCCGCAAGTCTGTCGGCGAGTACACATTCCGCGCCAACCTCACCGCCGTCGCGGGCGATGCGGTCGGCGCGGGCGCGGGCGTTGAGCTCGGTCACGACGTCGTGGGTCGCGGCCAACATGATGGTGTCGCGGCCGGCGAGGTGGTCGGTTAGCCACGCGGTGAAGGCGTCGTCGTGGGTGGCGCCGAGGTGCCCGGCATGGATGCGGCCGTTGTCCAGATACCAGCCGAGTGCGGCGGGGTCACCGTCGCGCAGTTGCAAACTCGCTGTCGCTTCGGCGCCGGAGGCGAACCGCACGACGTGGGTCAGGGTGAGTGAATGCTCGGGTGCGGCCCGGTCGATGTCGCGATCGGCGCCGCCGGCTTCGATCGAGGCGAGCTGTTGGGGGTCGCCGATACAGCGGACCGTCGCACCCCGCGAGGTTAGGAATCGCAGCAGGCGAAGGCGTTTGAGGTTGCCGACCTTGACGTGCTCATCGACGATCACCAACGTGCCCGGGTCGATTTGCAGCACCCATTGCGGCAACGACGGCGGCTGTTCCCGGTCCAGGGCGAGGTTGTCGCGGCTG includes these proteins:
- a CDS encoding DUF4365 domain-containing protein, giving the protein MTDSNGTERLGVYGVGLQIAKLGWIFRIQSESDFGVDAHVEIVADGRATGRLIALQIKSGPAYFREQARGGGWVVRGKKRNMVYWRDHQLPVLLVLHDAGTGCTYWTHINPSGEPVDHQFTPNGFKVVVQETHRLDEDSRDLISSIAERWVPRRNSEWSWLHDRLTGENAAGGLLSPPDALWDAFVTRVAGRASLSAPQLRQSVLVYNLPLIGGSRAAKASSSPMPTRIPLEELRTSWAIQPDTTVFVCENLVVIDSAVRALGEECMPLVHLGGYPNLAVEYLLLALGLCGAKLRVHTDHDSHGAGITRLLFHRLIEYELWCPNPSADQLAEVAPSIRRTVEEDCLPYMLHDLRR
- the mobF gene encoding MobF family relaxase codes for the protein MTATIHKVVAGNGYQYYLRNVAANDTSTRGRSSLADYYSAKGEAPGHWHGTGLTALGVQPGDEVTEEQLKSLFGLGRHPNAEVIEARVYDTEMSKGAKHKDATRAADQASRLGNPFRVYGEVSEFRKRCANAFEEYNSAHGFAPHDAIADDERAHIRTQVAFEMFTKQYDRAPLDARELSGWVARNSRPNTTAVAGFDITFSPVKSVSVLWAVAPRAVSEKIEAAHHAAVKDALRWLEGHGIFTRLGRNGIRQVHVEGLVAAVFTHRDSRAGDPDLHTHVLMANRVRTLDGTWRTLAGTTIYQTLVTVSEIYNTRLEHHLEHLVGVEFAERPGQDPSKRPIREIVNVPPRLITAWSRRDTAITARLGQLAAEFQQQLGREPIPGEMYDLAERATLETRPIKHALRSLAAQRSIWRAEAVALLGGRDAVARMVTAALDPVRPARSAVTTQWITHAAEHVVEVVSQHRSTWQHHNLRAEIERQLRGRVSGEEWQQVAEAVLAEAVSPALSVALEDPDLTDEPELRTVPVLLRRRDGTSVYTSSDAQLYTTAQTLSVERQLIEMSVQPGGRQLPRDLVAAAVRDHNAQNPDRPLNAGQISVIEGFAGSNLRVQTTNAPAGSGKTTAMRVLADAWHASGGQVLGLAPTASAAAVLGESIGARVETVDKVLDVLTKHTPSRDNLALDREQPPSLPQWVLQIDPGTLVIVDEHVKVGNLKRLRLLRFLTSRGATVRCIGDPQQLASIEAGGADRDIDRAAPEHSLTLTHVVRFASGAEATASLQLRDGDPAALGWYLDNGRIHAGHLGATHDDAFTAWLTDHLAGRDTIMLAATHDVVTELNARARADRIARDGGEVGAECVLADRLAASVGDLIRTRRNNPRLRLGERDWVRNGYAWTVTAVHDDRSITAIHRHADGHNGHTVRIPADYVSAHVRLGYATTIDSAQGITADSCHVALTGGESRQQLYVALTRGVHANHAYVPTALDGSEGSFWSEPAVYPRTAVEILLRILGRDGAQKSAHTMLRDALDPHHRIGRALDIYLDAIGVAAENALGADGLEQLDTAAETLRPNLTDSPAYPVLRQHLATIALSGRDPIAALHAAASARELDTADDVAAVLDWRLDPSGAHSTGSGPLPWASGIPRGLRAERDSTQLSARARIVADLADQIRTDVQAWTPVSSPHWARPLIGSDPRLLSDLALWRSSLHVDDRDLRPTGPPRYTVAEREHQDLLGVRVTGALGDLHLPANKWAPVIERLEVRVIADPWWPTMADKIEVANRSGIDIETLLIHAAGIRPLPDDMPAAALWSRLELEPSAADTSTAHHNLRPDWAPELHALFGDDISDRVINDPAWPRLVAAIDRATGTGWTPRELLTTANELILGAQPDGAMNLRPEQLASALAWRCDALLREPTHLEQPDIDTSMEFTMRGKVIEEPDADKPIEPDYDRFAVRVTRALPCVACGIGRAVIDTTPRLPRRSDDGLCSECRDNDEPAIPDHHAAEHIRARCDHIAATQPPATVRAMLRRDWRAARTLSERLAISAWIDTHPHEDTTPQSQATAPDDPPLQNPLIVLSDEQLQQQIDDVHLRIELVDNETVLYGPALDRQGSDADYDGEVRRHHAAQEAIRNARSAEQELSDAVQAVQATATELDTARSDLKATPAYRRGTRREVQARIDALLTEQKNRTDTRESARSTALKAQRDAALYASAADGWDRLLATPDPERTPQRPVQQDTAADADTRARIADFRRQIDELRTEQQRRRMLNEVQLAAEQQLRHQTNPDENGSLEFIEAPIAWEPDTDLGL